A region from the Kineothrix sp. IPX-CK genome encodes:
- a CDS encoding cytidylate kinase-like family protein, which translates to MSMDTIITIARQFGSAGREIGEQVAKCFNIPCYDKELLTRAAQESGFCEEMIQTHDERPTNSFLYNLVMDTYSFGYNASSFVDMPISHKVFLAQFNTIKKIADEGPCIIVGRCADYALSDYKNCVHLFIYGDEETKVKRIMNKYNLTEAKAKDMMAKKDKQRQSYYNYYSSKKWGRADSYDLCINSSVLGVEGTTNLIVQFVEDFESRKR; encoded by the coding sequence ATGAGTATGGATACAATTATTACGATCGCGAGACAATTCGGCTCAGCAGGAAGAGAAATAGGGGAGCAGGTAGCAAAATGTTTTAATATTCCTTGCTATGATAAGGAGCTGCTCACAAGGGCAGCGCAAGAAAGCGGTTTTTGTGAAGAAATGATCCAGACACACGATGAAAGGCCGACGAATTCCTTCCTTTATAATTTGGTTATGGATACATATTCGTTTGGCTATAATGCATCTTCTTTCGTGGATATGCCAATCAGTCATAAGGTATTTCTCGCCCAATTCAATACGATTAAAAAGATTGCCGACGAAGGCCCCTGCATTATTGTCGGCCGCTGTGCAGATTATGCTCTCAGCGATTACAAGAACTGCGTTCACTTATTTATTTACGGTGATGAAGAGACTAAGGTAAAACGTATTATGAATAAATATAATTTAACAGAAGCAAAAGCGAAGGATATGATGGCGAAAAAGGATAAACAGCGTCAGAGCTATTATAATTATTATTCTTCAAAGAAATGGGGCCGCGCAGACAGCTATGATCTGTGTATTAACAGCAGCGTACTGGGAGTCGAAGGGACTACCAACCTGATTGTTCAGTTTGTTGAAGATTTCGAAAGCAGAAAAAGATAA
- a CDS encoding DUF2087 domain-containing protein — protein sequence MEEKYCIWNSSIEEIVSGYKEERGFYTCTLCGRKFKKGSIFTINENLYDAFGAVNEHRATEHGFTVDYILEQSPSSSGISEVQQQVLKLMSEGKDDKVISQSVGIAPSTVRNHRFKLREKEKQAKVFLSLMNSLEEKTNRSIDQSDIGIIEELHAAATMIDDRYNITDVEREKTIRAYMDETGAIKQFPAKEKKKIIVLREIANNFRPEQEYSEAEVNRILERIYDDFSTIRRALIEYGFLDRSADCSVYRVRG from the coding sequence GTGGAAGAGAAGTATTGTATTTGGAATTCAAGCATAGAAGAGATTGTGTCAGGCTATAAGGAAGAGAGAGGTTTCTATACATGTACTCTGTGCGGCAGAAAATTTAAAAAGGGCTCAATCTTTACGATAAACGAGAATTTATATGATGCCTTCGGTGCGGTTAACGAACATCGAGCGACAGAGCATGGCTTTACAGTAGATTATATATTGGAGCAAAGTCCTTCCTCTAGCGGAATATCGGAGGTACAGCAGCAAGTGTTGAAATTGATGTCCGAAGGAAAAGACGATAAAGTGATTTCTCAAAGCGTCGGGATCGCCCCTTCTACAGTAAGAAATCATCGTTTTAAACTGAGAGAAAAGGAAAAACAGGCGAAAGTCTTTCTCTCTCTTATGAATTCACTGGAAGAGAAGACGAATCGTTCCATAGATCAATCGGATATTGGTATCATCGAAGAGCTTCACGCCGCCGCAACGATGATTGATGACAGATACAATATTACCGATGTGGAGAGAGAAAAGACAATTAGGGCTTATATGGATGAAACCGGCGCCATCAAGCAATTTCCTGCAAAGGAAAAAAAGAAGATTATTGTTTTGAGGGAAATTGCAAATAACTTTAGGCCGGAGCAGGAATACAGTGAAGCTGAAGTAAACAGAATCCTGGAAAGAATTTATGACGATTTTTCAACGATACGGCGGGCATTAATCGAATACGGATTTCTGGACCGGTCTGCTGATTGCAGCGTGTATCGGGTAAGAGGTTAA
- a CDS encoding glycosyltransferase translates to MKTLSLCIIVKNGEKYIEQCIESVFQAVSEVIVVDTGSTDNTLACIQRFHPQIFHYEWDDNFADARNFSLQQATCDFILVLDADEVLYPEDLPKLIALLETTTADGISILFHNFTDEKSEEIFNTHIGLRLFKNGCFHYEGAIHEQLTFNQTEKKPFLEISELRLKHYGYLKSNAGLKKHNRNIPILQTMLDKNPNDAFHLFNMGNEYMSLEDYTKALDYFEKADQHKDISMAYSPHLIYRRATCLHNMKRNEESLTVLADGLRCYPACTDMEYLRGIILKKMKRFTLALDSFNKCLSMGEPPPTLHFFNETSNFRPLIEMAEIYFLMDDYNKSLDCYMKAMRANGKKYHVIYEIGKVLNKILADRDRVAENLRNLYADHRFKANVMVTTDVLLNERMPEQARSEFEEYMNEDGNLDADIYFLRGRLLFCNKEYEKAFKSFAECIASDTLKGILPNARSRSFEYMTACCVLCRQLKDDFLSIARTVEEKTERIIYLAFIEAHGEPLEKESLSTIASVLSIVLSTNEYQVFEDVLSILNLVEGDEALLALAEVYYHNNYHDMAVKTILRSVKELDCINSTAVSILNKEFIL, encoded by the coding sequence ATGAAAACATTAAGTCTTTGCATTATCGTAAAAAATGGAGAAAAATATATAGAACAGTGTATTGAAAGCGTATTCCAGGCTGTATCCGAGGTAATTGTAGTAGATACAGGTTCCACAGATAACACTCTTGCCTGTATACAGCGGTTTCACCCGCAAATTTTTCATTATGAATGGGATGATAATTTTGCCGATGCCCGCAACTTTTCCCTGCAGCAGGCAACATGTGATTTTATTCTGGTTTTGGATGCCGACGAAGTTCTATATCCAGAAGATTTGCCAAAACTGATAGCACTTCTGGAAACCACAACTGCCGATGGAATATCTATATTGTTTCATAACTTTACAGATGAAAAATCCGAGGAAATCTTTAATACACATATAGGTTTACGTTTATTTAAAAATGGATGCTTCCACTATGAAGGCGCAATCCATGAGCAGCTGACTTTTAATCAAACCGAAAAAAAACCGTTTTTGGAAATTTCCGAGTTAAGACTTAAGCATTATGGGTATCTGAAATCCAACGCCGGATTAAAAAAACACAACCGCAACATTCCCATCTTGCAGACGATGCTGGACAAAAATCCCAATGATGCTTTTCATCTATTCAATATGGGCAATGAATATATGAGTTTGGAGGATTACACAAAGGCACTTGACTACTTCGAAAAAGCAGATCAGCACAAAGATATTTCTATGGCATATTCACCACATCTGATATACAGACGTGCCACCTGCCTGCACAACATGAAACGGAATGAAGAAAGCCTAACGGTTCTTGCTGATGGCCTTCGCTGTTATCCTGCCTGTACGGATATGGAATATCTCCGTGGAATCATACTCAAAAAAATGAAACGTTTTACTTTGGCTCTGGATAGTTTCAATAAATGTCTTTCTATGGGTGAACCTCCTCCCACACTGCACTTTTTTAATGAAACCTCTAATTTCAGGCCTTTAATTGAAATGGCAGAAATCTATTTCCTTATGGATGATTACAATAAATCGTTGGATTGCTACATGAAAGCAATGCGTGCGAACGGAAAAAAATATCATGTAATATATGAAATCGGCAAAGTCTTAAACAAAATATTGGCCGATAGAGACCGTGTCGCCGAGAACCTGCGTAATCTCTATGCCGATCACCGTTTTAAGGCCAATGTAATGGTCACTACCGATGTTCTGCTCAATGAAAGAATGCCTGAGCAGGCCCGAAGCGAATTTGAAGAGTATATGAACGAAGACGGAAACTTGGATGCAGATATATATTTTCTCAGAGGAAGGCTGTTGTTCTGCAATAAAGAATATGAAAAGGCATTTAAGTCGTTTGCCGAATGTATAGCTTCCGATACGTTAAAAGGAATACTGCCTAATGCAAGAAGCCGCTCGTTTGAATATATGACGGCTTGCTGTGTACTTTGCAGACAACTAAAGGACGACTTTCTCAGTATAGCCCGCACGGTGGAAGAAAAGACCGAACGCATAATATATTTGGCTTTTATAGAAGCACATGGCGAACCGCTGGAGAAAGAATCCCTTTCAACAATTGCGTCGGTATTATCAATTGTTCTATCGACAAATGAATACCAGGTATTTGAGGACGTTTTGAGCATCCTCAACCTTGTAGAAGGAGACGAAGCTCTGTTGGCTTTGGCAGAGGTCTATTATCACAATAATTACCATGATATGGCAGTTAAGACTATCCTGAGATCCGTTAAGGAGCTGGACTGTATTAATTCAACAGCCGTTTCGATATTAAACAAAGAATTTATTCTATAA
- a CDS encoding DUF6385 domain-containing protein produces the protein MNNLVFNTTASQLLSSVYGYNQGTGTLQLLQLNSAGELLVASASMTVAGDVTITNALLTVAGDVTIANPITIANGSLTVNGEISVEGDVTITNALLTVAGDVTVANPITIANSNLTVLVQGNEFFSATDPHNGASSTGIALAATDISQLRTATMFVNNTGTNAITVTLQISPDGVIYFDDVKYDDVLVAGGSYTIMVVETFAQYAQISYDAGTLATFTAYYNGQA, from the coding sequence ATGAACAATCTAGTTTTTAATACAACTGCCAGCCAGTTATTATCCAGCGTATATGGCTATAACCAAGGTACCGGGACATTACAACTCTTGCAACTAAATTCGGCAGGCGAACTACTTGTCGCCTCCGCTTCCATGACGGTGGCAGGTGACGTAACCATCACCAATGCCCTGCTCACCGTGGCCGGCGATGTAACAATCGCTAACCCGATCACCATTGCCAACGGCAGCCTGACTGTAAACGGTGAAATTTCGGTCGAGGGTGACGTAACCATCACTAATGCCCTGCTTACCGTGGCCGGCGATGTGACGGTTGCTAACCCGATTACCATTGCCAATTCCAATTTGACAGTTTTGGTTCAGGGTAATGAGTTCTTCTCGGCAACCGACCCTCACAATGGTGCATCCTCAACAGGTATTGCACTTGCCGCGACAGATATCTCGCAATTGAGAACCGCCACCATGTTCGTCAACAATACGGGAACAAACGCCATTACTGTAACCCTTCAAATCAGTCCTGACGGAGTGATTTATTTCGATGACGTAAAATATGATGACGTATTAGTCGCAGGTGGATCGTATACCATCATGGTCGTAGAAACATTTGCGCAGTATGCTCAGATCAGCTATGACGCCGGAACCCTTGCAACCTTTACGGCTTATTATAACGGCCAGGCTTAA